tgataatagctcaccttaattactctcgttacagttggtatggcaacacccattttttcatgttctctgtgtatatatatcttcctactgtattttccactgcatgcatccaatgaagtgggttttagcccacgaaagcttatgctcaaataaatttgttagtctctaaggtgccacaagtactcctcgttcttttttcaaAGATATGTGCATGCCTAACTTTGACTAGGCCTGCTTTTCAGGGATTCAAACACTTCTGTACATAGatgaagtattttaaaaactAGCTGGAACTGCAAAACAAGCATTTACATTAAGACCTACTGTTCTAGCTTTctaaagaaaaaacatttcttttACAAATAAAGGAAAATATCTATTGAGATATCACTATCAAAACAAGAAATGAAGCAGACCGATTCTTCATTCTGTACTATGACTTTACAAGAATTAAGAAAGTATTAACATGCTCATTAACTTAATTCCTTCTACCACGCATCAACCACCAAAACTTCCTATTGAGGATCAGAAAATGGGTTTGTGTTAAGCTTACAATATTAGTAGCTTTGTACACGGCAACAGTGAAAAGTTTACCTTGAAAACATCAGGTATTCTAACTTATGTAGCTACTGTCAAACGAATAAAACCTGGCTTAATCCCAGGTAGAGAGAGTGGGTgagttctgctctcatttactctGCTTCAATGGTATTGGATACAATGGAATTGCAGGAATGTAAGAGAGAGCAGAAACTGGCCCCTTAACTAGAAAAGCCTAGAGGTGATATTTGCAAATAAAATAGATGGTTACCCCTACCCATGGAAatacattttctattatttttcccACATCTCAAATATTCACAAAGAATAAATTTGTGTGTCTTTCAGGTGATTGCCTCTAAAAATCAACTGTTGTTAATGGCTTTAAAATCTGAATATTTCACTCATGCTTAGCACAGCAGAGCAGCCTTCAGTAAATGGAAGCATCTTCATAGTGGAATTTGCCATGAGAATAAATCCTGGGGCTGGAGATTTTCCCATTGTTGCATGGCCAGAGGTAATTGCACAGGTGCATCAAATGCCTTCTGAATTTGACTCCAACAAATACATAGAGCACAGGGTTGAGGCAGCAGTGGGAAAAGGCAATTTTGCGGCTGATGTAGAAGGCATATGCAATGTTCTTTTGAATCTCACAGTTCAGAAAGATGTAATgagctggcaaagtttgcaggaAACAGAATATATTGTAAGGTGCCCAACTCAGGAAAAAAGCTACCACAATGGTAAAGATGAGTCTCACAGTTCTGTGCTTCCTATGAGATCTTGTTCTGAGCAGAATTTTCAGTATCTTGACGTAACAAAATACAATAACagcaaaggaaaagagaaagaagaCATTTCGCTGATAAATTTCTACCCTTTTCCAATGTAAGTCAATGTAATCGCAGGTACTGAAACCATCCAGATCAGTCTGCACTTGGGTGAAAATCATCTCAGGAACCACGACTAATATGCTAGCAGCCCAAATGGCCAAGCTCACCTGAATGCCACACTGGCGTGTCTGAGTACTCAAGGTCGACAAGGGGTTCACCACTGCCAGGTACCGGAGAATAGTCATTATGGTCAAAAAGATAATACCACTGTAGTAGCTGATGGAGAAAACAGTATTCACAGCCTTGCAGAGGAAATCACCAAAAATCCATCCATGCAAATGATACACAATCCAGAAGGGCAGCATGCAAGAGAAGACCAGGTCAGAGATGCAAAGGTTCATGATGAAGATGTTTGTTAAAGACACAAGGCTTTCATACTTCATTAGGATCCATAACACCAAACTATTTCCCAGCAGGCTAAGAACAAAAGCAAGAGAGTACAGGATGGTGGTGAGATGGGCACCAAATGCATGGAGGTCATCCATTTCACACACATTGCCAGAGCCATTATAATTAGTGAAGTTCTCATACTCATCATAGTAGTCTGGAAATGAGTTTAAGTCAAAGTTGGATTCACCCATTTGGATGTATGAACCTAAATGACACAAATGGAACTGTCAAGAAGATCCTAATGGTCACAGAAAAATCATAAACAATCTGGTTGCTTTGGGGGggttaaataaatatatggagatatatctctcatatagaactggaagggaccttgaaaggtcatcgagatcagtcccctgccttcactagcaggcttCTAGCTCTTCTGGCTCGCAATGAAACTTAAATACGGCAGTGAAACTGTGGGGGTGGTAGTTTTACATCTTGACCTTGAGGAACTGGAATATGATCACAAATGGAATTTTACATTAATAGAACATTAAGCACTGACTTTAATTCTTGCACTTTTTAATTAGTTAAAATTCAAAGTCTCAAAAGCAAGTTAATCAGTTTGCACATTATAGCTGCCAACAATTGAATATTTTACCTGGGATAATTCCAGCTAGAATTGTGTTTATATTAAAGAACAGTTATCAGGACTTCAGAACCCATCCACTTTTTCTACTGTTCTGAAAAGATATTTAAATTCCATTTAAAATTCTCTGAATTCTACACTTTTTACCCAACACGTGATCCTGTTTCAAGATTCAATTCTGCAGAAACTTATAAAACCAGGCAAATTTCCAATGCCAGTATAGAAATAGATAAAAAATACAAATAGATTAACATTAGTAATGAGAGGATTTTCAAATTGGTATTCTAAAAGAGAACAACTTGTAGCAACTGCAAACACTTTCGCATGATATTGGGTTGGAAGTGAACACGTCGAAGACAACGTGGATGCAGAATGAGCATTGTGCAGAAGGAATcatcactgtaaatgggaaagaaattgaggaggtcaacaaatatatttatctgggtcagcagctgagcagagacaaCTCATTCAAAGGGGAATGCAGTAGGAGGAGAAAGACGGGGTGGGcaagtttcaacaaaataaagacGTCTTTAATGGATGGTGAACTGcccatgaagaaaaggaaagaactgtttaACTCCACTGTTCTGCCAGCAATGATATACAGAGCAGAAAGCTGGTCAACAATGAAAGCAGAGAAAGAAAAATTTGCTGTCACCCAGAGAGCAATGGAAAGCCAAATGTGTAAGATATTGCTCCGTGATCACATGAGGAGATCAGAAGGTGTACAGAGGTGAATGATGTAGTGCAGACGATGTACAACGCAAAGTGAA
Above is a genomic segment from Emys orbicularis isolate rEmyOrb1 chromosome 2, rEmyOrb1.hap1, whole genome shotgun sequence containing:
- the XCR1 gene encoding chemokine XC receptor 1 produces the protein MGESNFDLNSFPDYYDEYENFTNYNGSGNVCEMDDLHAFGAHLTTILYSLAFVLSLLGNSLVLWILMKYESLVSLTNIFIMNLCISDLVFSCMLPFWIVYHLHGWIFGDFLCKAVNTVFSISYYSGIIFLTIMTILRYLAVVNPLSTLSTQTRQCGIQVSLAIWAASILVVVPEMIFTQVQTDLDGFSTCDYIDLHWKRVEIYQRNVFFLFSFAVIVFCYVKILKILLRTRSHRKHRTVRLIFTIVVAFFLSWAPYNIFCFLQTLPAHYIFLNCEIQKNIAYAFYISRKIAFSHCCLNPVLYVFVGVKFRRHLMHLCNYLWPCNNGKISSPRIYSHGKFHYEDASIY